CTGGCCAAGCGCCACAGCTTCAGCGCCAACCTGATCCGCAGCGGCGCTCTGGAGAGCCGCCCCCAGGCCCTGCCCTATGTGGCCTATGTCAGCTGCGCCTACCGGCCGGACATCCTCAACGAGCTGTGCCAGTTCTTCAGCGGGCACAATGTCGAGCTGGAAAACATCACCTGCGACACCTACCTGGCCCCGCAGACCGGTGGCACCCTGCTCAACGCCACCCTCACCGTGACCCTGCCGGCCGGTACCCAGATCAGCTGGCTGCGCGACCAGTTCCTCGACTTCGCCGACGCGCTCAACCTCGATGCGCTGATCGAACCCTGGCGCCCGCAGAATCCATGACATAAGGAGAGCCGCATGGCCGTCACCCTCGACAAACCGGTTGCCGACTTCAGCGCCGCCGCCACCAGCGGCCAGCAGGTTGCCCTGAGCGCCCTCAAGGGCCAGCAAGTGGTGATCTACTTCTATCCGAAGGACAGCACCCCGGGCTGCACCA
The window above is part of the Pseudomonas alcaligenes genome. Proteins encoded here:
- a CDS encoding glycine cleavage system protein R; protein product: MSTPQVREQFLVISALGANPMELTSVLCRASQENRCAIVSTRLTRHGEYSALVLQVSGSWDALARLEGAIPALAKRHSFSANLIRSGALESRPQALPYVAYVSCAYRPDILNELCQFFSGHNVELENITCDTYLAPQTGGTLLNATLTVTLPAGTQISWLRDQFLDFADALNLDALIEPWRPQNP